Proteins found in one Bacteroidales bacterium WCE2008 genomic segment:
- a CDS encoding TonB-linked outer membrane protein, SusC/RagA family produces MKRLYTYIVLPLLLAGSSAAAQELSVLDQISLGNPFELQANVNQTAGSDIFDKSYETDISNALYGQFSGLLVKTGSSTYTSNQAKLKLALRLHGHSPIILVDGFPRSVDDLTGIEIESVTVLKDAAAAALYGVKGGDGVVMITTKRGQSGALKVTASYQYGFQQMFRAPEFADGYTYGFMLNEARSLDGLPAKYSDAELRALYDGTNPYAYPSVDWWNEIYRNHGDVHHAELTFTGGNRNFRYFSAIDYYKEDFLYRNTKADDRYNSKHYDNRLNIRANVDVNLTPTTGMKFGVVARLSEFNKGNYDGNLEGVLYTLPSAAFPIRQADGVYGGSSIFGNVNPVAMMEATGQKQYSQTKVLADANIRQDLGMVVPGMWADASVAFDYVGRLSEDATRTYRYSEITNPAAALANPSAAEQAYYGVDSKILDFDHWFSSLQMKFEVQGRLNWMRSFDKHNVSAHAAYRQRSWVYSGQNNSSKTQEILGSVSYNWNERIFADAVLNYSGSAYLPEGHRFNLYPAISVAGVILTGEPYLKAYASAGISGSDGGLVHELWFQNYSSGNDYYFGPNGGSGYSGRTEGDLAALTLSPERSSKVTLGSEAKFFGKRLEVTAEAFYEKRDRILIYPENISEVIGIGLTAQSLGEGNYRGADLSIAWNDKAGEVEYGAYANGGWLYSKVVNDGQAYQLYDYLYHKGNPIGQNYGLEVLGFFRDQAEIDASPRQTFGDVRPGDIKYRDVNEDGVIDSQDRVKMFHSSTPMMQFGFGLHASWKGFTVYADFQGMSGVTANLMESPLYLPLVNNGTISKTFLNREVTWAPGREDKATMPRLTSLSDNSNNYRNNSLWLRDGSFLKLRNVGISYKIPRKALNICDATISLAGTNLFSLDNIGFADPEQMGAYYPSARTFWAGVKFNF; encoded by the coding sequence ATGAAAAGATTATATACATATATTGTTTTGCCTCTTCTGCTCGCCGGTTCTTCGGCTGCAGCCCAGGAGTTGTCAGTGCTTGACCAGATCTCGCTCGGCAATCCTTTCGAGCTGCAGGCCAATGTCAACCAGACGGCTGGCTCGGACATCTTTGATAAGAGCTATGAGACAGATATTTCGAATGCCTTGTATGGCCAGTTCTCCGGACTGCTTGTCAAGACTGGCTCAAGCACATATACCTCCAACCAGGCTAAGCTGAAGCTTGCCCTGCGCCTGCATGGCCACAGCCCGATCATACTGGTGGACGGTTTCCCTCGCAGCGTCGATGACCTTACCGGCATCGAGATCGAGTCCGTGACCGTGCTCAAGGATGCTGCCGCTGCGGCTCTGTATGGAGTCAAGGGTGGCGACGGCGTCGTCATGATCACGACAAAGAGGGGCCAGTCCGGCGCCCTCAAGGTGACTGCCAGCTATCAGTATGGCTTCCAGCAGATGTTCCGCGCTCCGGAGTTTGCCGACGGCTATACTTATGGTTTCATGCTCAATGAGGCCCGCTCTCTGGACGGCCTTCCTGCAAAGTACAGCGATGCCGAGCTCAGGGCTCTCTATGACGGTACGAATCCATACGCCTATCCAAGCGTGGACTGGTGGAACGAGATCTACCGCAACCATGGTGACGTCCATCACGCTGAGCTGACCTTCACCGGAGGTAACAGGAATTTCCGTTATTTCTCCGCAATCGACTACTACAAGGAGGATTTCCTCTACAGGAATACAAAGGCCGACGACAGGTACAATTCCAAGCATTATGACAACCGACTCAACATCAGGGCTAACGTGGATGTCAACCTGACTCCTACCACTGGCATGAAGTTCGGTGTCGTCGCCCGTCTCTCTGAGTTCAACAAGGGTAACTACGATGGCAATCTTGAGGGTGTCCTTTACACTCTTCCTTCAGCCGCTTTCCCTATCAGGCAGGCTGACGGCGTATATGGTGGTTCTTCCATTTTTGGCAACGTCAACCCTGTAGCCATGATGGAGGCTACCGGCCAGAAGCAGTATTCCCAGACCAAGGTGCTTGCCGATGCCAACATCAGGCAGGATCTCGGAATGGTTGTCCCTGGAATGTGGGCTGACGCCAGCGTGGCATTCGATTATGTCGGCCGTCTTTCAGAGGACGCTACGAGGACTTACCGCTATTCGGAAATAACCAACCCTGCCGCAGCCCTTGCCAATCCTTCCGCCGCCGAGCAGGCATACTACGGAGTGGATTCCAAGATATTGGATTTCGACCATTGGTTCAGCAGCCTCCAGATGAAGTTCGAGGTGCAGGGCCGTCTTAACTGGATGCGCAGTTTTGACAAGCATAATGTCTCCGCACATGCTGCCTATCGCCAGCGCTCATGGGTCTACAGCGGTCAGAACAATTCTTCGAAGACTCAGGAAATCCTTGGCTCCGTAAGCTACAACTGGAATGAGCGCATCTTCGCCGATGCAGTGCTCAACTATTCCGGTTCCGCATACTTGCCAGAGGGTCACAGGTTCAACCTTTATCCGGCCATCAGCGTTGCCGGCGTGATCCTCACCGGCGAGCCTTACCTCAAAGCTTATGCTTCTGCAGGCATCTCCGGTTCTGACGGCGGCTTGGTGCATGAGCTCTGGTTCCAGAATTACTCGAGCGGAAACGACTATTATTTCGGTCCTAACGGCGGCAGCGGCTACAGCGGCCGTACCGAAGGAGACCTTGCTGCCCTGACCCTTTCTCCTGAACGTTCTTCAAAGGTTACCCTCGGCTCCGAGGCCAAGTTCTTCGGAAAGCGCCTCGAGGTCACCGCAGAGGCCTTCTACGAGAAGCGTGACCGTATTCTGATTTATCCGGAAAACATCTCCGAAGTGATCGGTATCGGTCTTACCGCGCAGAGTCTCGGAGAAGGAAATTACAGGGGTGCGGACCTTTCCATCGCATGGAACGACAAGGCCGGCGAAGTTGAATATGGCGCATACGCCAACGGCGGATGGCTCTATTCGAAGGTCGTAAACGACGGCCAGGCCTACCAGCTTTATGACTACCTCTACCACAAGGGCAATCCTATAGGCCAGAACTATGGCCTTGAGGTCCTCGGATTCTTCCGTGACCAGGCCGAGATCGACGCCAGCCCGAGACAGACTTTCGGCGACGTGCGTCCTGGCGACATCAAGTATCGCGACGTCAACGAGGATGGCGTGATCGACAGCCAGGACAGGGTCAAGATGTTCCACTCATCTACTCCTATGATGCAGTTCGGCTTCGGCCTGCATGCATCCTGGAAGGGATTCACGGTGTATGCCGATTTCCAGGGAATGAGCGGTGTTACTGCAAACTTGATGGAATCTCCTCTCTATCTTCCGCTTGTAAACAACGGAACAATCTCCAAGACCTTCCTCAACCGCGAGGTGACTTGGGCTCCGGGACGCGAGGACAAGGCTACAATGCCTCGCCTTACTTCCCTGAGCGACAACTCCAACAACTACAGGAACAACTCCCTGTGGCTTCGTGACGGATCGTTCCTCAAGCTCCGCAACGTCGGAATCTCTTACAAGATCCCGAGAAAGGCGCTGAACATCTGTGATGCGACCATTTCCCTTGCCGGAACCAACCTCTTCAGCCTGGACAACATCGGTTTTGCCGATCCGGAGCAGATGGGTGCATACTATCCTTCTGCCAGGACATTCTGGGCCGGAGTAAAGTTCAACTTCTAA
- a CDS encoding Starch-binding associating with outer membrane: MKKILYIIPALLLAVSCNFLDFDESSSRYSREDMYKTYSNVQKMLTNVYGYMPNRSFSDFKREAGCDDFEYPDLDASVQRFTNGNWTPISTVDEKWEDLYKAIRSANEFLESIETVDLSMFHYDGKYERWMEHLKYYPFEARVLRAYYFFELARRYGDIPMPLKMLTAEEANSIEKTPFDEVIDFIVSECTESAANLPDTYVGMLDDEFGRVTRGFALAVKAKALLYAASPLHNPSGDRGKWEKAALAAKEIIDLGVYSLDPAEKANNYASAENIMVIMRPESSSFEEDNFPLRFTEGARIGMDGYYPTQNLVDAFQTAGGYDITLAEDGWHTDDPAFDVTRPYEGRDPRFARTVLANGMAFKGATIETFVGGRDYSPTRLDLGTPTGYYLRRYIQESTSFVKENEIKNKHQWVVYRYAEALLTYAEAANEFFQSPTSTDGNLTMSALEAINLVRANASMPDVTAASYSDFQTAVRREWRVEFAFEDHRFWDVRRWKIGQSTQGRVDGVKIVKDGDDLSYSRILVRNRVWDEKMNLYPIPQSELFCNTNLNPQNTGW; the protein is encoded by the coding sequence ATGAAAAAGATACTCTATATCATTCCGGCCCTGCTTCTTGCAGTAAGCTGCAACTTCCTCGACTTCGACGAGTCTTCAAGCCGCTACTCGAGGGAAGACATGTACAAGACATACAGCAACGTCCAGAAGATGCTTACCAACGTCTATGGCTATATGCCTAACCGTAGTTTCAGCGACTTCAAGCGTGAGGCTGGATGCGACGATTTCGAATATCCTGACCTTGATGCAAGCGTACAGCGCTTCACCAACGGCAACTGGACTCCTATCTCCACGGTGGACGAGAAATGGGAGGACCTCTACAAGGCCATCCGTTCCGCCAACGAGTTCCTCGAGTCCATCGAGACAGTGGATCTCTCTATGTTCCACTATGACGGCAAGTATGAGCGCTGGATGGAACATCTCAAGTATTATCCGTTCGAGGCCAGGGTGCTCCGCGCCTACTACTTCTTCGAGCTGGCCCGCCGCTATGGGGACATTCCTATGCCTCTCAAGATGCTTACTGCAGAGGAGGCCAACTCTATCGAGAAGACTCCTTTCGACGAGGTCATCGACTTCATCGTGAGCGAGTGCACCGAGAGCGCAGCCAATCTGCCTGACACTTATGTGGGCATGCTCGACGACGAGTTCGGCCGTGTGACCAGAGGCTTCGCCCTTGCTGTCAAGGCCAAGGCTCTCCTCTATGCGGCTTCCCCTCTGCACAATCCTTCGGGAGACCGCGGCAAGTGGGAGAAGGCAGCCCTCGCAGCCAAGGAGATCATCGACCTCGGTGTCTATAGCCTAGACCCTGCCGAGAAGGCCAACAACTATGCTTCTGCCGAGAACATCATGGTCATCATGAGGCCTGAGAGCAGCAGCTTCGAGGAGGACAACTTCCCGCTGAGGTTTACGGAGGGCGCCCGTATCGGCATGGACGGATACTATCCTACCCAGAATCTCGTGGACGCGTTCCAGACTGCCGGAGGTTATGACATCACTCTCGCTGAAGACGGCTGGCATACCGACGACCCTGCGTTCGACGTGACCAGGCCTTATGAGGGCCGCGACCCTCGTTTCGCCCGCACCGTCCTCGCAAACGGAATGGCTTTCAAGGGCGCTACCATCGAGACTTTCGTGGGCGGCCGCGACTATTCTCCGACCAGGCTTGACCTTGGTACTCCGACCGGATATTACCTCCGTCGCTATATCCAGGAGTCGACCAGCTTCGTGAAGGAGAATGAGATCAAGAACAAGCACCAGTGGGTCGTATACCGCTATGCTGAGGCTCTCCTTACTTATGCGGAGGCTGCCAACGAGTTCTTCCAGAGCCCTACTTCTACCGACGGCAACCTTACGATGAGCGCTCTCGAGGCCATCAATCTCGTCAGGGCCAACGCTTCGATGCCGGACGTGACCGCCGCTTCTTACTCTGATTTCCAGACTGCAGTGCGCAGGGAGTGGAGAGTCGAGTTCGCTTTCGAGGACCATCGTTTCTGGGACGTGCGCCGCTGGAAGATCGGCCAGAGCACCCAGGGCCGGGTGGACGGCGTCAAGATCGTCAAGGATGGCGACGACCTTTCATATTCCCGCATCCTTGTGCGCAACCGCGTATGGGACGAGAAGATGAACCTGTATCCTATCCCTCAGTCTGAGCTTTTCTGCAATACGAACCTTAATCCACAGAATACCGGATGGTAG
- a CDS encoding Putative binding domain-containing protein, N-terminal: MKKISCIFCAAAVLLSGLCGCGKSEKEDIKTVDLRYRVADSYDLPASGAQSFTIMVTSTEPWVIKSAHPDWCIIDIEEGEASDPEAVRTGKATPVTARVQYYDNTGLDDRDDTIEISSDYWVGKTVKVHQKGIAFLTVPEEDLEQDVVKAGGDYVIHVESNQDWSVKVTSGDWISVKEGAAGHGVGTATVTAVENTSELRYAEVTVYDRHEEAVATVKFTQDGVQLVPAANEIRAGFDQLSAEVAVEANAAWTVEKASEADDWFTIETPEGEGNGTIRISLTKNEGTAMRKATILLKNKVANEGDYQAEKEIVVKQAFEVTPQRIILDDAEMEHWTSDWANTPAYTAGVGTLFTAKARLNRTMKFGTYTFNWSNFSGMPRVRHWFCFSDGTEVKADIRPGSGKVSFDFNAPSSGSSDKPSLSSFYDVDFSKPVALTCKFDPSGAGYCHVTFLVNGVEAGSFDTSEKLLHTVKWGSDINMYIGVQDEGSEGASAVCEWYEYTVPVNWDE; encoded by the coding sequence ATGAAAAAAATATCTTGCATATTCTGCGCTGCTGCGGTCCTGCTTTCCGGACTCTGCGGATGCGGGAAATCGGAAAAGGAGGATATCAAGACAGTGGATCTCCGCTACCGTGTCGCTGACAGCTATGACCTGCCGGCCAGCGGTGCGCAGTCTTTCACTATCATGGTGACTTCTACCGAGCCATGGGTCATCAAGAGCGCCCATCCTGACTGGTGCATCATCGACATCGAGGAGGGAGAGGCATCCGACCCGGAGGCTGTGCGCACGGGCAAGGCCACTCCTGTGACCGCCCGGGTGCAGTACTACGACAATACCGGTCTTGACGACCGCGACGATACCATCGAGATTTCCAGCGACTACTGGGTGGGCAAGACTGTCAAGGTCCACCAGAAGGGCATCGCTTTCCTGACCGTTCCGGAAGAGGATCTGGAGCAGGACGTTGTCAAGGCTGGAGGCGACTATGTCATCCATGTGGAGTCCAACCAGGACTGGAGCGTCAAGGTGACCTCCGGCGACTGGATCTCCGTCAAGGAGGGCGCTGCCGGCCATGGAGTCGGTACCGCTACCGTGACTGCCGTCGAGAATACTTCGGAGCTCCGCTATGCCGAGGTGACTGTCTATGACCGTCACGAAGAGGCCGTGGCTACCGTCAAGTTTACCCAGGACGGCGTCCAGCTCGTTCCTGCGGCAAATGAGATCCGCGCAGGTTTCGACCAGCTTTCTGCAGAGGTCGCCGTAGAGGCCAATGCCGCATGGACCGTCGAGAAGGCTTCCGAGGCTGACGACTGGTTCACGATCGAAACTCCTGAAGGCGAGGGCAACGGCACCATCCGCATCTCCCTTACCAAGAACGAGGGCACTGCCATGCGTAAGGCTACCATCCTCCTCAAGAACAAGGTTGCCAACGAGGGCGACTACCAGGCTGAGAAGGAGATCGTGGTCAAGCAGGCCTTCGAGGTGACCCCTCAGAGGATCATCCTTGACGACGCAGAGATGGAACACTGGACATCTGACTGGGCAAATACTCCTGCCTATACCGCAGGCGTCGGAACCCTGTTCACCGCAAAGGCCCGTCTGAACCGCACCATGAAGTTCGGTACATATACGTTCAACTGGAGCAATTTCTCCGGCATGCCTCGCGTGCGCCACTGGTTCTGCTTCTCCGACGGTACCGAGGTCAAGGCGGACATCCGTCCTGGCTCAGGCAAGGTAAGCTTTGACTTCAATGCTCCGTCATCCGGCTCAAGCGACAAGCCAAGCCTGTCATCATTCTACGATGTCGACTTCAGCAAGCCTGTCGCCCTTACATGCAAGTTCGACCCGAGCGGCGCCGGATATTGCCATGTGACCTTCCTCGTCAATGGCGTCGAGGCCGGAAGCTTCGATACTTCCGAGAAACTCCTGCATACCGTCAAGTGGGGCTCCGACATCAACATGTACATCGGCGTCCAGGATGAGGGCAGCGAAGGCGCTTCCGCAGTCTGCGAATGGTATGAATACACAGTTCCTGTGAACTGGGATGAATAG
- a CDS encoding Chitinase, GH18 family, with amino-acid sequence MIITLVLCFTMAQGCSTKSMGMSVPAPNENQTPGEDPGKPSDEEKPGSKQDSLAKWINNPERLARIGQTPIVEVYYTEYTSSRLFPSSDEARCFTHVNVGHGRFVNKDTGDGGISIADPDLLRRWVNVKKSYPELKVKFMIGGWGKNADGFSQMARDPQKRKLFVEECLRIVREYGVDGFDIDWEYPTHAAKDGDHRNGAIPEDWQNFVTLFKELREAMPDKILSYAASDSGKYTDNYGVLPYVDYINVMTYSDGNPPYHNASLYRSAITKSRSCAEAIDDIFHKGQDIPYEMMNFGVAFYGHGDGYDKKEGNSYPSSVDYSKLEDIFFRGKCDGYDVSGKNYRVWDDVAKVPYLADATGRMYASYEDIESVNAKVEYLKSRGMLGAMIWEYRHDNDEGTLRKAVRHAMDGHPDAPGRLERPDENRPEHVAPVMGKLEWSKELKKSNDDYVIELSGLCLSKDKDFLWGVGDNGHLYKINFDGSYELHWSYDADMEGITMDPATGDLYLGIEPRKVYKVAAPDYNAKKTIIEVEEAADMDNSGIEGIAWYKGDLYLGAQTGATLWKYALDGTKLQKKMSLRTVAPTISEVADLCYDPESDLLWVIDSNEKSSSVPNMLPYTIYVFDGAVTKLVTTFDVSSFADWNPESVCVDHEHNCVWVADDCGDDYPSRLHKISFEKL; translated from the coding sequence ATGATTATAACCCTTGTGCTGTGTTTCACCATGGCACAGGGGTGTTCTACCAAGAGCATGGGAATGTCAGTCCCGGCTCCGAATGAGAACCAGACTCCTGGAGAGGACCCTGGCAAGCCTTCTGACGAGGAAAAACCGGGCTCTAAGCAGGATTCTCTGGCTAAGTGGATAAACAACCCGGAGAGGCTCGCCAGGATAGGCCAGACCCCGATTGTCGAGGTTTATTACACTGAATATACTTCGTCCAGGCTTTTCCCTTCCAGCGACGAGGCCCGCTGCTTTACCCATGTCAACGTGGGCCACGGCCGCTTTGTCAACAAGGATACGGGAGACGGCGGCATCTCCATCGCCGACCCGGACCTTCTCCGCCGCTGGGTGAACGTCAAGAAGAGCTATCCTGAGCTCAAGGTGAAGTTCATGATCGGCGGCTGGGGCAAGAATGCCGACGGCTTCTCCCAGATGGCACGTGACCCTCAGAAGCGCAAGCTCTTCGTCGAGGAGTGCCTACGTATCGTCAGGGAGTATGGCGTGGACGGTTTCGACATCGACTGGGAGTATCCTACCCATGCCGCCAAGGACGGCGACCATCGCAACGGCGCCATTCCTGAGGACTGGCAGAACTTCGTGACCCTGTTCAAGGAGCTCCGCGAGGCCATGCCTGACAAGATACTGTCTTATGCGGCTTCCGACAGCGGAAAGTACACCGACAACTACGGAGTGCTTCCGTATGTCGACTACATCAACGTGATGACATATTCCGACGGCAATCCGCCTTATCATAACGCTTCTCTCTACCGCAGCGCCATCACCAAGTCCCGCAGCTGCGCCGAGGCCATCGACGACATCTTCCACAAGGGGCAGGACATCCCTTACGAGATGATGAACTTCGGAGTGGCCTTCTATGGCCATGGCGACGGCTATGACAAGAAGGAGGGCAATTCCTATCCTTCGTCTGTGGACTACAGCAAGCTTGAGGATATTTTCTTCAGGGGGAAATGCGACGGTTACGACGTGTCCGGCAAGAACTACCGTGTCTGGGACGACGTTGCCAAGGTGCCTTATCTCGCCGACGCTACCGGCAGGATGTACGCCAGCTATGAGGACATCGAGTCTGTCAATGCGAAGGTCGAGTATCTGAAGTCCCGCGGAATGCTTGGAGCAATGATTTGGGAGTACCGTCATGACAACGACGAGGGGACTCTCCGCAAGGCTGTCCGCCACGCCATGGACGGACATCCGGACGCTCCGGGCCGCCTCGAGAGACCTGACGAGAACAGGCCGGAGCATGTCGCTCCGGTGATGGGCAAGCTGGAATGGTCCAAGGAACTGAAGAAGAGCAACGATGACTATGTGATCGAGCTCTCCGGCCTCTGCCTCAGCAAGGACAAGGATTTCCTCTGGGGAGTGGGCGACAACGGCCATCTCTACAAGATCAATTTTGACGGCTCATATGAGCTGCACTGGTCATATGACGCGGACATGGAGGGCATAACCATGGATCCTGCGACCGGAGACCTTTATCTGGGCATCGAGCCTAGGAAGGTCTACAAGGTTGCGGCTCCTGATTACAATGCCAAGAAGACCATCATCGAGGTCGAGGAGGCTGCCGACATGGACAATTCCGGAATCGAGGGCATCGCGTGGTACAAGGGTGACCTCTATCTGGGCGCGCAGACCGGCGCCACTCTCTGGAAATATGCCCTCGACGGCACCAAGCTCCAGAAGAAGATGAGCCTCAGGACGGTCGCTCCGACGATTTCGGAGGTGGCTGACCTGTGCTATGATCCGGAATCAGACCTCCTCTGGGTGATTGACTCGAATGAGAAGTCGTCGTCCGTTCCGAACATGCTGCCGTACACAATCTATGTGTTCGACGGCGCTGTGACCAAGCTGGTCACTACTTTTGACGTCAGCTCTTTCGCCGACTGGAATCCGGAGAGCGTATGCGTCGATCATGAGCATAATTGTGTATGGGTAGCAGATGACTGTGGCGATGACTACCCTTCAAGGCTCCACAAGATTTCTTTCGAAAAACTTTAG
- a CDS encoding Chitinase, GH18 family, which produces MYHRFSLFAMSACMFAMALSCQREDAGSYCSDNQEQTFTFTIAQDEADTKAGYNSDDKIVWKSGDKILVHGAGSSSSYRQVVELSSSNISSDGLTATVKVPSSLKPYDRSDRGYVSKYYAQYPADAAPEGNLYFFSVFNTTNCIMRAGCDDGNKKFTFYDVSGAVSFKVSGDFDSYAFYGNNSEKIGYKHYMARYVKTKDGYVNDFPYTGDDLGGTGEAVKKIYNDHLTCDGATRNYVHIPDNISFDKGVSIDFYKNDKVVATYKRTSAIEVKRGKVRNLGDITSKLVKEGEGGGEQPHLDPGRLARIGQIPVVEVYYTEYTSSKLFPSVEEARLFTHVNVGHARFVNKKTGDGGITIADTDLLRRWVAIKKDYPELKVKVMIGGWGKAADGFSQMARDKKKRKLFVDECVRICREYGVDGFDIDWEYPTHAAKSGDYVNGASPDDWENFVTLFKELREAMPDKILSYAASDSGKYTDNFGVLPYIDYINVMTYSNGNPPYHNAPLYRSSITKSRSCAEAIDDIFHKGQNIPYDMMNFGVAFYGHGDGYDKSSGNVYPSTVDYSKLEDIFFKGKCDGYDVSGKNYRVWDDVAKVPYLADSKGKMYASYEDIESVNAKVEYLKSRGMLGAMIWEYRHDDAKGTLRKATRHAMDGHPDAPGRLERPDNYR; this is translated from the coding sequence ATGTACCACAGATTTTCACTGTTTGCAATGTCGGCGTGCATGTTCGCGATGGCATTGTCGTGCCAGCGGGAAGACGCTGGATCCTATTGTTCCGACAACCAGGAACAAACCTTCACTTTTACTATTGCCCAGGACGAGGCTGACACCAAGGCCGGGTATAACTCTGACGACAAGATCGTATGGAAGAGCGGCGACAAGATTCTGGTCCACGGCGCCGGCTCGTCTTCAAGTTACAGGCAGGTCGTCGAACTGTCTTCTTCCAACATCTCTTCTGACGGCCTTACGGCCACTGTGAAAGTTCCTTCAAGCCTGAAGCCTTATGACCGCTCCGACAGGGGCTATGTCAGCAAGTACTACGCCCAGTATCCTGCGGATGCGGCTCCTGAAGGCAATCTCTATTTCTTCTCAGTCTTCAACACTACCAATTGCATCATGAGGGCCGGCTGCGACGACGGCAACAAGAAATTCACTTTCTACGATGTCAGCGGCGCCGTTTCGTTCAAGGTGAGCGGCGACTTCGACAGCTATGCCTTCTACGGCAACAACTCCGAGAAGATCGGCTACAAGCATTACATGGCCAGGTACGTCAAGACCAAGGACGGCTATGTCAATGACTTCCCGTACACCGGCGACGATCTCGGCGGCACCGGCGAGGCTGTCAAGAAGATCTACAATGACCATCTGACTTGCGACGGAGCCACCAGGAACTATGTCCATATTCCTGACAACATCAGTTTCGACAAGGGCGTGTCCATCGATTTCTACAAGAATGACAAAGTCGTGGCTACCTACAAGAGGACTTCGGCCATCGAGGTGAAGCGCGGCAAGGTCAGGAATCTCGGCGACATCACTTCCAAGCTGGTCAAGGAAGGCGAGGGAGGCGGCGAGCAGCCTCATCTCGACCCGGGCAGGCTTGCCCGTATCGGCCAGATTCCGGTGGTCGAGGTCTACTACACCGAATATACTTCTTCCAAGCTTTTCCCTTCAGTTGAGGAGGCCCGCCTGTTTACCCATGTCAATGTGGGCCATGCCCGTTTCGTCAACAAGAAGACCGGCGACGGCGGCATTACCATCGCTGATACGGACCTCCTGCGCCGCTGGGTTGCAATCAAGAAGGACTACCCTGAGCTCAAGGTCAAGGTCATGATCGGCGGCTGGGGCAAGGCTGCGGACGGTTTCTCGCAGATGGCCCGCGACAAGAAGAAACGCAAGCTTTTCGTGGATGAGTGCGTGCGTATCTGCCGTGAGTACGGGGTGGACGGCTTCGACATCGACTGGGAATATCCTACCCATGCTGCCAAGAGCGGCGACTATGTCAATGGCGCAAGCCCTGACGACTGGGAGAATTTCGTGACTCTGTTCAAGGAGCTCCGCGAGGCGATGCCTGACAAGATCCTGTCTTATGCGGCATCCGACAGCGGCAAATATACCGATAACTTCGGCGTGCTTCCTTATATCGACTACATCAACGTGATGACCTATTCCAACGGTAATCCTCCGTACCACAACGCTCCGCTTTACCGCAGTTCCATCACCAAGTCCCGCAGCTGCGCGGAGGCCATCGACGACATCTTCCACAAGGGCCAGAACATCCCTTACGACATGATGAACTTCGGAGTGGCCTTCTATGGCCATGGCGACGGCTACGACAAGTCTTCCGGCAATGTCTATCCTTCGACCGTGGACTACAGCAAGCTCGAGGATATCTTCTTCAAGGGCAAATGCGACGGTTACGACGTGTCCGGCAAGAACTACCGTGTCTGGGACGATGTGGCCAAGGTTCCTTATCTTGCTGACTCAAAGGGCAAGATGTATGCAAGCTACGAGGACATCGAGTCTGTCAATGCCAAGGTCGAGTACCTTAAGTCCCGCGGGATGCTTGGCGCTATGATCTGGGAATACCGTCATGACGATGCCAAGGGTACTCTCCGCAAGGCTACCCGCCACGCCATGGACGGCCATCCGGACGCCCCGGGCCGCCTCGAAAGACCTGACAACTACAGATAG